The Halostagnicola larsenii XH-48 region TCGGTCAGACCGACGCGGACGAACTCGGGGCCCCCTACGCCGTCATCGATCCGCTTCTCGAGCGGGTCGTCGACCGAGGTCAGTCGCTCGAGGCCGCCGCCGATGAAATGGGGATCGACCGGGAGACCGCACGGGCGGTGCTGGCAATGTACGACTCGTCCGAACACAAGCGGACCGTTCCCCCGACGCCCGGTATCGGCGATAGAAATCGGGTATAACGCGAACGTGCTCGCGGTCCGACTACCTCGAGTCGTCGTCAGTCCGGTACAGCCCGGTGTTTCGCCAGTAGAACATTCCCCACGCGGTGGCGAAACCTGCGATCATCCCGATCAATTCGCGGAACAACTGGCCCAGTCCGGCCTCGAGCGTCACCGCGATGGCGAACGCGGCGGCGATAATCGTAGCCAGCACGACGAAAAACACATCGCCGAAGTAACTGGCTCCCGACTGGTCCCAGTAGTCAGCGCGGTCGTCCTCGTACCAGACGCTGACGTAGATGACGACCAGCGACATCCCGACGATGAGCGTCACGACGAAGTACTCCGGCGGCAGTCCGGCCGGTCCGAGGACGAGCACGTTGAGCACCTGCGAAAGCAGCGCCATCGCGAACAACCCGAGTAACAGCCAACCCCACTGCGGAAGTCGCTCCTTGTCCATACTCGAAAACCCCACCGCCGGAAAATAATCCTGCCGTTCCGCCGATTACGACCGAACGCGATTATTCGGCACAGCAGGCGTCTTTCTCCGCGGGAGCTTCATCGACGCCGTTGCCGTCGGCCGCGACCGGTTCCTCGATCCGATAGAGACTCTGGCGCGCATCGGCGAAGTAGATGTCCTCGTCGACGATTCCGATGTCCTCGAGTCGCTCGAGGGCGTAGCGGACCGTCCGGGCAGAGAGCATCGACTCCTGAACGATCTGTTTCTGGGTCAACGGACCATCGTACTCGAGCACCTTGAAGACGAGTTTGGCGCTCGGCGGCAGATCTTCGATTTCCTCTCCGTCGGTCTCTTCCATACTACGAATCGAAAACTCCCAGAAGCATAAAAGTTGAGCCTTACTCCAGTTAGTCGAGCGTAAGTATTCGATGCGTTTGGCAGGAAAAATACCGCTGTGGATAGTTACGAGCGAGAATTCGACCTAATTGACCGGTCAGTCAGGACGCTGCAGAAAGAGCTTTCGGCCGTGCGAACGAATTGTAACGGGTCGAAATCGAGCGAGGGAGACAGCGCGAGTGCTCGTTCACGTGGCCACGCTCACCACAAACGACAGGTAGTACGTTTGGAGACAAATAGGGTCCGAAACAGCAGGCACCACTCGAGGTCATAGCGCCCGTTCCAGCCAATGCGAACGGCTTTTCACCGACGGCGACAGAGTGCGACACATGTCGACGGAATCGATTAGCGACCGATACGAGCACATACGCTCTGTCAGCGTGACGGCGCTGTCAGCGCTGCTCGGGGTCGCAGCCGCGTTCGTCTGTCTCTCGATTTACGGGACCGGCGAGGTCGGCGCGCAAAATCAGGAGGCGCTGTTGATCGTCCTCGGCGCGATCGTTATTCAGTTCCCGATCATCAAGCTATCTGGAATCTATAACGACGACGAGTTCGGGGTCAAACACTACCTGTTCATCGCGTTCATGACCTTCTCGCTGTGGTTCGTGACGTGGGGAATCTTGCTCACGACGGGGGCAACGATCTAACGATGGCAGACGATAGCATCGCCGTCGTAGACCTCGACCGATGCCAGCCGGATCGGTGTAACTACGAGTGTAAGAACTACTGTCCGCCGAATCGAACGGGCAAGGAGTGTATCACCCTTCGCGGCGAGGAAGCCGATCAGGGCCAGCCCGAGCAGATTCGCATCTCCGAAGAGATCTGTCTGGGAGAGACCTGCGGGATCTGCGTCGAAAAGTGTCCCTTCGACGCCATCGAGATCATCAACCTCCCCCAGGAACTCGAGGACGATCCGGTCCACCGCTACGGCGAGAACGCCTTTTCGCTCTACGGGCTTCCCGCCCCACAGGAGGGACAGGTAACCGGAATCCTCGGCCCGAACGGAATCGGGAAAACGACCGCCGTCCGGATCCTCGCGGGCGAACTCGAGCCCAATCTCGGCCGGTACGACGAATCGCCCGGCTGGGAGGAAGTGCTCGACGCCTACCGCGGCACCGAACTTCAGGACTACATCGCGGACGTCCGCGACGGCAACGTGACCGTCTCGAGAAAGCCCCAGTACGTCGATCAGATCCCCCAGCAGTTCGACGGCAACACGCGGGAACTGCTCGAGCGAACCGACGAACGCGGCGCGCTCGACTCGCTCGTCGAACGGCTCTCCATCGGCCCGGTGATGGACCAGTCCATCGACGACCTCTCGGGCGGCGAGCTCCAGCGCGTGGCCATCGCGGCGACGCTCGCTCGCGACACCGACTTCTATTTCCTCGACGAGGTGACGCCTTATCTCGACATCGGCCAGCGAGTGACCGCCGCGCGGCTCACCCGCGAACTCGCCGAAGAGGAGGGCAAATCCGTCCTGGTCGTCGAACACGACCTCGCGATTTTGGACCTGCTCTGTGACACCCTCCACGTCGCCTACGGTGAACCCGGGGCCTACGGTGTCATCACGACGCCCAAATCCGTCCGCAACGGGATCAACGAGTACCTCTCGGGCTACCTCGAGAACGAGAACATGCGGATTCGGCCGAGCCAGATCGAGTTCGAAGAACACGCGCCGCGGAACGCGACCCACCGCGACACCCTCGTCGAGTATCTGGACATGACGAAGTCCTACGGCGACGGCGAGTTCGAACTCGCGGTCGAGGGCGGCGAGATCATGGAAGGCGAAGTGCTTGGCATCGTCGGCCCGAACGGCATCGGGAAGTCGACGTTCGCCCAGTTGCTCACCGGCGACCTCGAGCCGACGACGGGCGAAACCGATCTGGATCTCGACATCTCCTACAAGCCCCAGTACGTCACAATCGACCAGCACATGCGCGTCGACGTGTTCCTCTCGTCGATCACCGACCAGTTCGGCTCCTCACATTGGAACACCGAAATCGCCCAGCCGCTGCAACTCGAGCGGATCATGGAACAGAACCTCTCGGACCTCTCGGGTGGCGAACGCCAGCGCGTGGCCATCGCGGCCTGTCTCTCCGACTCCGCGGATCTGTACTTACTCGACGAGCCATCGGCACACCTAGACGTCGAACAGCGGGTGCAGGCGACGAGCGCGATCCGACGCCACGCCGAGATGCACGACGCCACCGTGCTCGTGATCGACCACGACACCTATGTGATCGACCTGCTCGCCGACCGCCTGATGGTCTTCGACGGCGAACCCGCCATCGAGGGTCGCGCCGGGACGCCACAGCCGATGCGCGAGGGGATGAACGACTTCCTCGAGAACCTCGAGATCACGTTCCGTCGGGACGAGCGGACCTCGCGACCGCGGATCAACAAACCGGATTCGCAGTTAGATCGCGAGCAGAAACGCGAAGGCGAGTACTACTACTCGGTCTGATCGCGACGCGACTCGAGCGAACCGCGGCTTATTCTCCGTTACCATCCAGCGAGTACGCGACGAGAACCCCGACCAGCGCGAGAATAACGCCCGGCAACGCATACGCGATCATCGCGCTCGAGACGGCAATTCCTCCCGTCGCACCGAACACCGCTCCGGCGACGGCCGCGAGGACGCCGGCGAGAACGAGACCCAGAGCGATTGAGACGCTCAGGGCGTCGAACCCGTCGTCCTCGATCGGGTCGGGGCGTTCCAGCGGGTCGACGAGCCGCCACGTCGGTCCCGTTTCCGTCCGCTCGAAGCGCCCGCCCAGCGAGGCCTCGAGCAGCGAGTTCACCGTCCGGCCCGCGGCTCGAGCGGCGGTCGCCCGGAGCCCGTCCCACTCGTCGGCGTCGTTCTCGAGGTCCGCTCGCGTGACGAACACCGATTCGCCGACGAGGTGGCCGACGGAGGCGGCGTCGTAGCCGACGTCTTCGACGATCCGAGCCAGCAGAAATTCGTCAGACCACGGAATCGGCTTCTCGAGCGCGAACGAAGTCGTCCGGCCGTGGGGAAGCGCGACCTCGAGACGTACCGTCGTCTCGTCGACCGTCTCGAGGTCGGTAACGCGTCCCTCAACGTAGCCCTCCGGCGTCGACATGACGTCGATGCGCCCGAGTTCGTCCTCGAGGTCGCGCGGCTGGACACCGTCGCGGTCCTCGAGCGGATTCGGGTCGGTGCTCCACGGGGCGGTCTCGAACTCACCCTCGGACGAAATCCCGTCGTCCGGCGACTCGTCGGCCGAACGGTCGTCGTTGGTTTCGACGTCGATTTCGATCTCGCGCTCGTCGTCGGTCACCGTCGCTCACCCCCGAAACGTCCGCTACTCGGGGCCGGATCGGCCGTCCCGTTCCGCAAGAAGGTGGCGAGTATCACGGCACTGGTCTTGGGCGGCCGTACGAGACTGGCGCCTAAATCGTTGTTCCCGTCGATGATACGCGGAGCCGGTCGGCCTGACTGAACTATTCGAGCGTGGCGCGAACGACGCCGAACAACCCGTCGCCGTGTTCTGATCGAACGCGGTCGGTCGCCGTCGACCCGTCCTCGAGTTTGTCGTCGTCCGACTTCTCGAACACCGTCTGAAGCCGCTCACGAACGACGAATCCGGCGTCCTCGAGCGAATCGCAGACCTCCTCGCCGGTGACGAACCGCGCGTCCGCGTAGAACGGACTCTCGTCTTTGGTTTCCTGATAGTCCTGTCCGAGCGGGCTCGAGCGGTCGAGAAACGCGACGACGAGGTCCCCGTCGGCGGCGAGCACGCGGCGGGTTTCCGCGAGCGCCCGCTCGATATCGTCGAGGAAACACCAGACGGTGACGAACAGCACCCGATCGAGCGCGTCGTTACGCACGGGGAGGTGTTCGGCGACGCCTCGGACTGGTGCGACGCCCCGTTTTCGCGCTTCGGAAAGCGGGTTCGCCGCGGGATCGATCCCGACCGGAATCTCGAGCGGGCCGGCAAAGCGCCCGGTGCCGACGCCGACCTCGAGCGCGGCGGGGACGAT contains the following coding sequences:
- a CDS encoding winged helix-turn-helix transcriptional regulator — its product is MEETDGEEIEDLPPSAKLVFKVLEYDGPLTQKQIVQESMLSARTVRYALERLEDIGIVDEDIYFADARQSLYRIEEPVAADGNGVDEAPAEKDACCAE
- a CDS encoding EMC6-like membrane protein, whose product is MSTESISDRYEHIRSVSVTALSALLGVAAAFVCLSIYGTGEVGAQNQEALLIVLGAIVIQFPIIKLSGIYNDDEFGVKHYLFIAFMTFSLWFVTWGILLTTGATI
- a CDS encoding ribosome biogenesis/translation initiation ATPase RLI, translated to MADDSIAVVDLDRCQPDRCNYECKNYCPPNRTGKECITLRGEEADQGQPEQIRISEEICLGETCGICVEKCPFDAIEIINLPQELEDDPVHRYGENAFSLYGLPAPQEGQVTGILGPNGIGKTTAVRILAGELEPNLGRYDESPGWEEVLDAYRGTELQDYIADVRDGNVTVSRKPQYVDQIPQQFDGNTRELLERTDERGALDSLVERLSIGPVMDQSIDDLSGGELQRVAIAATLARDTDFYFLDEVTPYLDIGQRVTAARLTRELAEEEGKSVLVVEHDLAILDLLCDTLHVAYGEPGAYGVITTPKSVRNGINEYLSGYLENENMRIRPSQIEFEEHAPRNATHRDTLVEYLDMTKSYGDGEFELAVEGGEIMEGEVLGIVGPNGIGKSTFAQLLTGDLEPTTGETDLDLDISYKPQYVTIDQHMRVDVFLSSITDQFGSSHWNTEIAQPLQLERIMEQNLSDLSGGERQRVAIAACLSDSADLYLLDEPSAHLDVEQRVQATSAIRRHAEMHDATVLVIDHDTYVIDLLADRLMVFDGEPAIEGRAGTPQPMREGMNDFLENLEITFRRDERTSRPRINKPDSQLDREQKREGEYYYSV
- a CDS encoding class I SAM-dependent methyltransferase, with product MPTTAPFETLTDEYDEWFDSNSDAYRAELAALERLFPENIASTDDEDDIIVPAALEVGVGTGRFAGPLEIPVGIDPAANPLSEARKRGVAPVRGVAEHLPVRNDALDRVLFVTVWCFLDDIERALAETRRVLAADGDLVVAFLDRSSPLGQDYQETKDESPFYADARFVTGEEVCDSLEDAGFVVRERLQTVFEKSDDDKLEDGSTATDRVRSEHGDGLFGVVRATLE